In Nitrospirae bacterium CG2_30_53_67, the genomic stretch ACCCACTATATGGGAGAAGACCCAAAAATAATTAATAATTTGATCTTTTAAACTTGACATTTTTCTTTAAATTTTCTATAAATACTAATTCTGATTCTGTTAATTGGAAGGAGTTTTTCATGAAAACCTATATGGCCAAAAAGGAAGAACAGTCCCGGAAATGGTATATTCTCGACTTACAGGATGCCGTTTTGGGGCGAATTGCAACACGGATCGCCATGATTCTGAGCGGGAAAAACAAGCCCACTTACTCTCCTCACGTGGATACCGGGGATTTTATGATCCTCACCAATGCGGACAAGGTCCGCTTAACCGGCGATAAAATGGAGAAGAAGATCTATTATCATTATTCAGGTTACCAGGGCGGATTGAAGCGGATCACGGCCGGGAGGCTCCTCGAGACTCACCCGGAACGCCTCATCATCCATGCCGTACGCGGGATGCTTCCCAAAAACCGGCTGGGACGAGCCATGCTGAAAAAGCTGAAGGTCTATGCCGGGCCTCATCACCCGCATGAGGCGCAGAAACCTGAACAGATTACGCTGACATAACAGGGGAGGTTTTGTTTTATGGATCAAGCACGTATTTATGCAACCGGAAGAAGAAAGAACGCCTCGGCCAGGGTTTATCTGTCGGAAGGTCCCGGCAAGGTGATCATCAACCGCATGGATATGAAGGAATACCTCGGTGGACGTGAAACCCTGAGCATGATGGTCCATCAGCCTTTTGAATTGACGGAAACCCTCGGCAAGTTCGACGTCCTGGTCAATGTAGAAGGAGGGGGGGCATCCGGACAGGCAGGGGCCATCCGTCACGGCATCTCCAAGGCCCTCTCCACGTTGGATGCCAAATACAAGGCCGTCCTGAAAAAGGCGGGCCTGCTGACGCGCGATCCCAGAAAAAAAGAACGGAAAAAGCCCGGCCAGCCCAAAGCAAGGAAGAAGTCCCAATACTCCAAACGTTAAAAACAGATGATCAAAATAGCCATAGCCGGAGCCACGGGGTATACGGGTTCTGAACTCTTGCGTCTGCTTTACCTGCACCCGGACGTTAGGGTCATCAGAATCAC encodes the following:
- a CDS encoding 50S ribosomal protein L13, with amino-acid sequence MKTYMAKKEEQSRKWYILDLQDAVLGRIATRIAMILSGKNKPTYSPHVDTGDFMILTNADKVRLTGDKMEKKIYYHYSGYQGGLKRITAGRLLETHPERLIIHAVRGMLPKNRLGRAMLKKLKVYAGPHHPHEAQKPEQITLT
- a CDS encoding 30S ribosomal protein S9 — encoded protein: MDQARIYATGRRKNASARVYLSEGPGKVIINRMDMKEYLGGRETLSMMVHQPFELTETLGKFDVLVNVEGGGASGQAGAIRHGISKALSTLDAKYKAVLKKAGLLTRDPRKKERKKPGQPKARKKSQYSKR